One genomic segment of Arachis duranensis cultivar V14167 chromosome 4, aradu.V14167.gnm2.J7QH, whole genome shotgun sequence includes these proteins:
- the LOC110280616 gene encoding putative disease resistance protein At1g50180 — protein MGGSSSSDKGAAPSSHFRYDVFLSFRGYTRLRFTDTLYHALINKRIDTFRDSEELRIGEELEGSLLEVIERSRMSILILCDKYPTSRWCLDELVKIMECSENGRKRPVLPIYFNVAKSDVQFQLNEYGKAMAAHQEKGRYNHKLEAWRSALSEVGKIYGQRCDHNTPWGMAIDNIVEEVTKRLPPLPLHIDRPLGCDSELEEVKLLLDIGSHATCFMLGIHGDGEIGKFVAELYNKIRPHFVIASFLSNISEKTNESGGGLEHLQETLLSEMGEEVKSKIGSTFKGSSEIKRRLGQKRVLLVLDDVDSTHQLNSLAGGIDWFGPGSRIIITTRYEDVLDDYVSNNGVEVKKYFITEGSGSTVKEENVVGLEKDFEIVINQLKDEDSPGNVVSIVGMGGIGKTTLARKIYNSNEVKKLFPCCAWATVSKEFSAKEVFKSLLKCLKPSTSKFEDSSGEEELRQKVRKCLEGKKYLVVLDDVWDTKAWHTVKNCFPENNDASTILITTRNDQVAYVSESKEPHHNLSFMDKERSWELFHKEVFCRRNCPPELEYIGRSIVETCKGLPLAIKTTAGLVAKRERSEDAWEEIMNLLPYWSVADEDSSEEMMELLKFSYDDLPNKMKPCFLYLGVFPEDKEIRVRDLIRLWIAEGFIEPIQTGRSKSPPQPEDIGEQYLKELVDRNLVQVVKTRCDGKGVKTCQIHDLFRELCISESNKPDNNNNNACKLSFPSNIGSYASIVTCHHSCTCSLFLYGHDTEGWPHHIIPEDCRVNVIYYKYWEPDLTEDLKWLKNVRFLKIAFTESHELCKLQSLETCHMGYIENLSIGD, from the exons ATGGGAGGTTCATCATCATCAGATAAAGGTGCAGCACCATCATCACATTTCAGGTATGATGTTTTTCTGAGCTTTAGAGGCTACACAAGACTCAGATTCACAGACACACTCTATCATGCTTTGATCAACAAAAGAATCGACACCTTCAGAGATAGCGAGGAGCTGCGAATAGGGGAGGAGCTCGAAGGTTCTCTTCTTGAAGTCATTGAAAGATCAAGGATGTCAATTCTGATACTTTGTGATAAGTATCCAACTTCGCGGTGGTGCCTTGATGAACTGGTCAAGATCATGGAGTGTTCGGAAAACGGAAGAAAGCGACCGGTGTTACCAATCTATTTCAATGTGGCAAAATCTGACGTGCAGTTTCAGCTTAATGAATATGGAAAAGCCATGGCTGCTCATCAAGAAAAAGGCAGATACAATCACAAGTTAGAAGCATGGAGGTCAGCTTTGTCTGAAGTAGGCAAGATTTATGGTCAACGCTGTGATCACAATAC ACCTTGGGGTATGGCTATTGATAATATTGTTGAAGAGGTCACAAAAAGACTTCCTCCCTTGCCTCTGCATATTGACCGTCCACTTGGATGTGATTCTGAACTTGAAGAGGTTAAATTACTTTTGGACATTGGTTCTCATGCTACCTGTTTCATGCTGGGAATTCATGGAGATGGTGAAATAGGCAAATTTGTTGCGGAGCTGTACAACAAGATTAGGCCTCACTTTGTAATTGCAAGTTTTCTTTCTAATATCAGTGAGAAAACAAATGAAAGTGGTGGTGGTCTAGAACATCTACAAGAAACACTTCTTTCTGAGATGGGAGAGGAGGTGAAGTCTAAGATTGGAAGCACATTCAAAGGATCCTCTGAAATAAAACGAAGACTAGGCCAAAAAAGAGTCCTTCTGGTTTTGGATGATGTTGATAGTACACATCAACTAAATTCGCTAGCAGGAGGAATTGATTGGTTTGGTCCTGGTAGTAGGATCATTATAACAACAAGATATGAAGATGTGCTAGACGATTATGTGTCAAATAATGGTGTTGAGGTTAAGAAATATTTCATCACTGAAGGAAGTGGTTCTACTGTGAAGGAAGAAAATGTAGTCGGATTggagaaagattttgaaattgtgaTTAATCAACTCAAGGATGAAGATTCTCCTGGGAATGTTGTTTCCATTGTTGGCATGGGTGGGATAGGAAAGACTACCCTTGCTCGAAAGATCTATAATAGCAATGAGGTGAAGAAGTTATTCCCTTGCTGTGCATGGGCAACTGTTTCCAAGGAGTTCAGCGCAAAGGAAGTTTTTAAAAGCCTTCTCAAGTGTCTGAAGCCTTCCACATCTAAATTTGAAGATTCAAGTGGTGAAGAGGAGCTGAGGCAGAAGGTGAGGAAATGTCTGGAAGGAAAAAAGTACTTGGTAGTCCTTGATGATGTTTGGGACACTAAAGCGTGGCACACTGTGAAGAATTGTTTCCCAGAAAACAATGATGCTAGCACGATACTAATAACTACTCGTAATGATCAGGTGGCCTATGTTTCAGAGTCAAAGGAACCTCATCACAACCTTTCCTTTATGGATAAAGAAAGAAGCTGGGAACTGTTTCACAAGGAGGTTTTCTGCAGAAGAAATTGTCCTCCTGAGCTAGAATATATTGGCAGATCAATTGTTGAAACTTGCAAGGGTTTACCATTGGCTATCAAAACCACAGCTGGGCTTGTTGCAAAGAGGGAGAGATCAGAGGATGCATgggaagaaatcatgaatttaCTGCCTTATTGGAGTGTTGCTGATGAGGATAGTAGTGAGGAGATGATGGAGCTTTTGAAGTTTAGCTATGATGATTTGCCCAACAAAATGAAGCCATGCTTTCTATATCTTGGGGTGTTTCCTGAAGATAAAGAGATTCGGGTGAGAGACTTAATCCGTCTATGGATAGCAGAAGGGTTCATAGAGCCAATCCAAACTGGAAGATCAAAATCACCACCACAACCTGAAGATATTGGTGAGCAATACTTGAAGGAGCTAGTGGATCGAAACTTAGTACAAGTCGTGAAGACGAGGTGTGATGGCAAAGGcgtgaaaacatgtcagatccATGATCTCTTCCGGGAATTGTGCATATCAGAGAGCAACAAACctgataacaacaacaacaatgcttGTAAATTGTCCTTTCCTAGTAACATAGGATCCTATGCCAGTATAGTAACATGTCATCACTCATGCACTTGTTCTTTGTTCCTTTATGGACATGATACAGAAGGGTGGCCACATCATATCATTCCAGAAGATTGCCGAGTTAATGtgatatattataaatattggGAGCCAGATCTAACTGAGGATCTCAAGTGGTTGAAAAACGTCAGGTTCTTGAAAATAGCCTTTACTGAATCACATGAGTTATGTAAGCTTCAGAGTTTAGAAACATGTCATATGGGATACATTGAAAACCTAAGTATTGGGGATTAA
- the LOC107486335 gene encoding protein NSP-INTERACTING KINASE 1 isoform X2, producing MEAPISMGTPRGRASGRGRGGGVLLLLPCSVAFFLFFSTATALLSPKGVNFEVQALMGIKNSLVDLHGVLDNWDSDAVDPCSWTMITCSAENLVIGLMLQNNNITGPIPSELGKLPKLQTLDLSNNFFSGEIPPSLGHLRSLQYMRLNNNSLHGELPESLANMTQLAFLDLSYNNISGPIPRILAKSFNIVGNPFVCATGKEPNCHGMLMPMSMNLNDTEGDEGGYSRGARAAFGKNPSGAPYYVGISDLSIGRSRRRRGGVRHPPPPPPPSAVGSSSYKSLHKLLLLCYLVLTL from the exons ATGGAAGCTCCAATTTCAATGGGGACTCCAAGAGGAAGAGCAagtggaagaggaagaggaggaggagttcttcttcttcttccatgttctgttgcatttttcttgttttttagcACTGCAACTGCTTTGCTTTCTCCCAAAGGAGTAAACTTTGAAG TTCAAGCTTTAATGGGAATAAAGAACTCACTGGTGGATCTTCATGGTGTTTTGGATAATTGGGATTCTGATGCTGTTGATCCTTGTAGCTGGACTATGATTACTTGTTCTGCAGAGAACTTGGTGATTGGATT gaTGCTTCAGAATAACAACATAACTGGACCAATCCCTTCAGAGTTGGGAAAACTACCtaagcttcaaactcttgatcTCTCTAATAACTTCTTCAGTGGTGAAATTCCCCCCTCACTTGGTCACTTGAGAAGTTTGCAATACAT GAGGCTCAATAATAACAGTCTTCATGGTGAATTGCCAGAATCATTGGCTAATATGACACAGCTTGCTTTTCT TGACTTGTCCTACAACAACATCAGTGGCCCTATACCAAGAATTTTAGCTAAATCCTTCAA CATTGTTGGAAATCCCTTTGTTTGTGCAACTGGAAAAGAACCAAACTGCCATGGCATGCTCATGCCAATGTCCATGAACTTAAATGACACTGAAG GTGATGAGGGAGGATATAGTAGAGGAGCAAGAGCTGCTTTTGGCAAGAATCCAAGTGGAGCACCTTATTATGTTGGAATAAGTGATCTATCTAtaggaagaagtagaagaagaagaggaggagttCGGCATCCAcctccacctcctcctcctAGTGCTGTTGGCTCCTCCTCCTACAAAAGCTTGCATAAACTCCTTCTTCTCTGTTATTTAGTATTAACATTGTAA
- the LOC107486335 gene encoding protein NSP-INTERACTING KINASE 1 isoform X1, with product MEAPISMGTPRGRASGRGRGGGVLLLLPCSVAFFLFFSTATALLSPKGVNFEVQALMGIKNSLVDLHGVLDNWDSDAVDPCSWTMITCSAENLVIGLGTPSQFLSGTLSPTIGNLTNLRIVMLQNNNITGPIPSELGKLPKLQTLDLSNNFFSGEIPPSLGHLRSLQYMRLNNNSLHGELPESLANMTQLAFLDLSYNNISGPIPRILAKSFNIVGNPFVCATGKEPNCHGMLMPMSMNLNDTEGDEGGYSRGARAAFGKNPSGAPYYVGISDLSIGRSRRRRGGVRHPPPPPPPSAVGSSSYKSLHKLLLLCYLVLTL from the exons ATGGAAGCTCCAATTTCAATGGGGACTCCAAGAGGAAGAGCAagtggaagaggaagaggaggaggagttcttcttcttcttccatgttctgttgcatttttcttgttttttagcACTGCAACTGCTTTGCTTTCTCCCAAAGGAGTAAACTTTGAAG TTCAAGCTTTAATGGGAATAAAGAACTCACTGGTGGATCTTCATGGTGTTTTGGATAATTGGGATTCTGATGCTGTTGATCCTTGTAGCTGGACTATGATTACTTGTTCTGCAGAGAACTTGGTGATTGGATT GGGTACTCCAAGTCAATTTTTATCTGGTACTCTTTCTCCAACCATAGGAAACTTAACCAACCTTCGGATTGT gaTGCTTCAGAATAACAACATAACTGGACCAATCCCTTCAGAGTTGGGAAAACTACCtaagcttcaaactcttgatcTCTCTAATAACTTCTTCAGTGGTGAAATTCCCCCCTCACTTGGTCACTTGAGAAGTTTGCAATACAT GAGGCTCAATAATAACAGTCTTCATGGTGAATTGCCAGAATCATTGGCTAATATGACACAGCTTGCTTTTCT TGACTTGTCCTACAACAACATCAGTGGCCCTATACCAAGAATTTTAGCTAAATCCTTCAA CATTGTTGGAAATCCCTTTGTTTGTGCAACTGGAAAAGAACCAAACTGCCATGGCATGCTCATGCCAATGTCCATGAACTTAAATGACACTGAAG GTGATGAGGGAGGATATAGTAGAGGAGCAAGAGCTGCTTTTGGCAAGAATCCAAGTGGAGCACCTTATTATGTTGGAATAAGTGATCTATCTAtaggaagaagtagaagaagaagaggaggagttCGGCATCCAcctccacctcctcctcctAGTGCTGTTGGCTCCTCCTCCTACAAAAGCTTGCATAAACTCCTTCTTCTCTGTTATTTAGTATTAACATTGTAA